From the Gadus chalcogrammus isolate NIFS_2021 chromosome 15, NIFS_Gcha_1.0, whole genome shotgun sequence genome, one window contains:
- the LOC130404674 gene encoding elongation factor 1-alpha, somatic form, whose amino-acid sequence MGKEKQHINIVVIGHVDSGKSTTTGHLIYKCGGIDKRTIEKFEKEAAEMGKGSFKYAWVLDKLKAERERGITIDISLWKFETGRYYVTIIDAPGHRDFIKNMITGTSQADCAVLIVAAGVGEFEAGISKNGQTREHALLAYTLGVKQLIVGVNKMDSTEPPYSQRRYEEIVKEVSTYIKKIGYNPDAVPFVPISGWNGDNMLEASPNMTWFKGWKIVRKEGSASGTTLLEALDSIQSPSRPTDKALRLPLQDVYKIGGIGTVPVGRVETGVLKPGMVVTFAPVNVTTEVKSVEMHHEALAEALPGDNVGFNIKNVSVKDIRRGNVAGDSKNDPPQEAALFTAQVIILNHPGQISAGYAPVLDCHTAHIACKFSELKEKIDRRSGKKLEDNPKALKSGDAAIVDMIPGKPMCVESFSQYPPLGRFAVRDMRQTVAVGVIKAVEKKSSSTGKVTKSAQKAQKNK is encoded by the exons GAGGACCATCGAGAAGTTTGAGAAGGAGGCTGCCGAG ATGGGGAAGGGCTCCTTTAAGTACGCCTGGGTGCTGGACAAGCTGAAGGCGGAGCGGGAGCGCGGGATCACCATCGACATCTCCCTGTGGAAGTTTGAGACGGGGCGCTACTACGTCACCATCATCGACGCCCCCGGACACCGCGACTTCATCAAGAACATGATCACCGGCACCTCCCAG GCGGACTGCGCCGTGCTGATCGTGGCGGCCGGGGTCGGGGAGTTCGAGGCGGGGATCTCAAAGAACGGGCAGACCCGGGAGCACGCGCTGCTGGCCTACACCCTGGGGGTCAAGCAGCTCATCGTGGGCGTCAACAAGATGGACTCCACGGAGCCGCCCTACAGCCAGAGGAGGTATGAGGAGATCGTCAAGGAGGTGAGCACCTACATCAAGAAGATCGGCTACAACCCCGACGCCGTGCCCTTCGTCCCGATCTCCGGCTGGAACGGGGACAACATGCTGGAGGCCAGCCCCAAC ATGACGTGGTTCAAGGGCTGGAAGATTGTCCGTAAGGAGGGCTCCGCCTCAGGGACCACCCTGCTGGAGGCGCTGGACTCCATCCAGAGCCCCAGCCGGCCCACCGACAAGGCCCTTCGGCTGCCGCTGCAGGACGTCTACAAGATCGGAG GGATCGGCACGGTGCCGGTGGGCCGGGTGGAGACGGGCGTGCTGAAGCCGGGCATGGTGGTGACCTTCGCCCCGGTCAACGTGACCACGGAGGTGAAGAGCGTGGAGATGCACCACGAGGCCCTGGCCGAGGCGCTGCCCGGGGACAACGTGGGCTTCAACATCAAGAACGTCTCCGTCAAGGACATCCGCCGCGGGAACGTGGCGGGGGACAGCAAGAACGACCCGCCGCAGGAGGCCGCCCTCTTCACCGCGCAG GTGATCATCCTGAACCACCCGGGGCAGATCAGCGCGGGCTACGCCCCGGTGCTGGACTGCCACACCGCGCACATCGCCTGCAAGTTCAGCGAGCTCAAGGAGAAGATCGACCGCCGCTCGGGGAAGAAGCTGGAGGACAACCCCAAGGCCCTGAAGTCCGGGGACGCCGCCATCGTAGACATGATCCCCGGGAAGCCCATGTGTGTGGAGAGCTTCTCCCAGTACCCCCCGCTGG GGCGCTTCGCAGTGCGCGACATGCGGCAGACGGTGGCGGTGGGCGTGATCAAGGCGGTGGAGAAGAAGAGCAGCAGCACTGGGAAGGTCACCAAGTCGGCCCAGAAGGCCCAGAAGAACAAGTGA